The following are encoded in a window of Psychrobacter sp. P11F6 genomic DNA:
- a CDS encoding helix-turn-helix domain-containing protein, whose product MNLQTVFTKRFKQARKAKGLTQEQLGLAIGLDEFVASTRINRYERGIHQPDFQILTAIANTLNVPPAYFFADDELAIQILKWQ is encoded by the coding sequence ATGAATTTGCAGACTGTATTTACTAAAAGATTTAAGCAGGCCCGAAAGGCAAAAGGGCTTACGCAAGAACAGCTGGGTCTTGCTATTGGATTAGATGAGTTTGTCGCTAGTACTCGTATCAATCGTTATGAGAGAGGCATTCACCAGCCAGATTTTCAAATATTAACCGCAATAGCCAATACGCTAAATGTACCGCCTGCTTATTTCTTTGCTGATGATGAGTTGGCTATCCAGATACTTAAATGGCAATAA
- a CDS encoding helix-turn-helix domain-containing protein, with the protein MFDTIGKRLKRGRQYAGIKQVELAHNIAAKQGTVSDLENGCDDSSNKLFRIAICRGVNVE; encoded by the coding sequence ATGTTTGATACGATAGGAAAAAGACTTAAGAGAGGGCGACAATATGCTGGTATAAAACAAGTCGAGCTAGCTCATAATATTGCTGCTAAGCAAGGAACAGTTTCAGATTTAGAAAATGGATGTGACGATAGCTCTAATAAATTATTTCGAATAGCAATTTGTAGAGGTGTAAATGTGGAGTAG